Proteins found in one Amycolatopsis aidingensis genomic segment:
- a CDS encoding serine/threonine-protein kinase, translating to MSDEGHLVAGRYRIVQRLGTGAMGAVWQAQDEVLHRTVAIKQLLLQPGLDEDEAEDARQRTMREGRIAARLHHPNAITVFDVVTDDHGQPCLIMEYLASTSLAAVLQERTLPPLEVARIGAQVAAALAEAHAYGIVHRDIKPGNILLAGNGAVKITDFGISRAKDDVTVTKTGMIAGTPAYLAPEVAIGGDPGPESDVFSLGSTLYAATEGQPPFGLSENTLGLLHAVAAGQINPPRQSGPLASVLAVLLHPEIEHRPTAEECEELLAAVARGETPLGGPTGAADATTIAPALGAAALGAGAGAAAGAALAEEDLPSGHSGTLGDAGPDFYADVPDEDYAPASGFPEQDYDSYRAQGPDATRAVPAGAYADYEPYDDYPGEYQDDYQDYADPYEDDRPAPPEADPDEEEERGNWKLPAAIGTIVVAGLVALGVWLFSGPKGNDEADQDPVQPPADTTSSAPVTTTTSAEPTSTEPTEEPDPTSDRSRSRQPEDNNPPPQPPPPDPPEPTDEPDPTTTTTTTKSKTTTSPPDPPDPTTTEESG from the coding sequence GTGAGCGACGAGGGTCACCTGGTCGCCGGCCGATACCGCATCGTCCAGCGGCTCGGTACCGGCGCGATGGGCGCCGTCTGGCAGGCCCAGGACGAGGTTCTGCACCGCACGGTCGCGATCAAGCAGTTGCTGCTGCAGCCGGGGCTGGACGAGGACGAGGCCGAGGACGCGCGGCAGCGCACGATGCGGGAGGGCCGGATCGCCGCCCGCCTGCACCACCCCAACGCGATCACCGTGTTCGACGTGGTCACCGACGACCACGGCCAGCCCTGCCTGATCATGGAGTACCTGGCCTCCACCAGCCTCGCCGCCGTGCTGCAGGAACGGACCCTGCCGCCGCTCGAGGTCGCCAGGATCGGCGCGCAGGTGGCCGCCGCGCTGGCCGAGGCGCACGCCTACGGGATCGTGCACCGGGACATCAAGCCGGGCAACATCCTGCTCGCGGGCAACGGCGCCGTGAAGATCACCGACTTCGGCATCTCCCGGGCCAAGGACGATGTCACCGTGACCAAGACCGGCATGATCGCCGGCACCCCGGCCTACCTTGCCCCCGAGGTCGCGATCGGCGGCGACCCCGGCCCGGAGTCGGATGTGTTCTCCCTCGGCTCCACCCTGTACGCGGCCACCGAGGGCCAGCCGCCGTTCGGGCTCAGCGAGAACACCCTCGGCCTGCTGCACGCCGTCGCGGCCGGGCAGATCAACCCGCCGCGGCAGTCCGGGCCGCTGGCCAGCGTGCTCGCCGTGCTGCTGCACCCGGAGATCGAGCACCGGCCGACCGCGGAGGAGTGCGAGGAGCTGCTTGCCGCCGTGGCCCGTGGGGAGACCCCGCTGGGCGGGCCCACCGGTGCCGCGGACGCCACCACCATCGCCCCCGCCCTCGGCGCGGCCGCGCTCGGCGCGGGCGCGGGTGCCGCGGCCGGGGCGGCGCTGGCCGAGGAGGACCTGCCCTCCGGCCACTCCGGCACCCTCGGCGACGCCGGGCCGGACTTCTATGCCGATGTGCCGGACGAGGATTACGCCCCGGCCAGCGGCTTTCCCGAGCAGGACTACGACTCCTACCGGGCGCAGGGGCCGGACGCGACCCGCGCGGTCCCCGCAGGTGCCTACGCGGACTACGAGCCCTACGACGACTATCCGGGCGAGTACCAGGACGACTACCAGGATTACGCGGATCCCTACGAGGATGACCGCCCCGCCCCGCCGGAGGCGGATCCCGACGAGGAAGAGGAACGGGGCAACTGGAAGCTGCCCGCCGCGATCGGCACAATCGTGGTCGCCGGGCTGGTCGCGCTCGGGGTGTGGCTGTTCAGTGGCCCGAAGGGCAATGACGAGGCGGACCAGGACCCGGTGCAGCCGCCAGCGGACACCACCAGCTCAGCGCCGGTGACCACGACCACCTCGGCGGAGCCCACCAGCACCGAACCGACCGAGGAACCGGACCCGACCAGCGACCGCAGCAGGTCCCGCCAGCCGGAGGACAACAACCCGCCCCCGCAGCCACCGCCGCCGGACCCGCCGGAGCCGACCGACGAACCGGACCCGACCACGACCACCACGACGACCAAGAGCAAGACGACGACCTCGCCGCCGGACCCGCCAGATCCGACCACGACGGAAGAATCGGGCTGA
- a CDS encoding serine/threonine-protein kinase produces the protein MTPEGTLVSGRYRLDQPIGRGRAGIVWLAFDTRLHRTVAVKRLFVRPDLDPAAAEQARQVALREGKDAIRVVHACAITVHDALREGDDVWLVMEYVPSRNMADFLAEYGTLTPEQAAALGIHLGSALAAAHAVGVPHRVLEPSNVLLADDGGVKITDIGISDASPDPAYRAPEVARGEPATAAADAFSLGATLFAAVEGVPPFGPDGTGAQAAPQRTGPLTGALLKLLRTEPDLRPTMNDTVKALGAITQGQQTAFVPPTAPPMPTVPVMRTPQQVEQAPAAAPPPVRPGQQAPAPTRSGPDTRKWVITAIAIVLAVVIGVLFAELVLV, from the coding sequence GTGACGCCGGAAGGCACACTCGTCAGTGGACGGTACCGCCTTGATCAGCCGATCGGCCGGGGCCGCGCGGGGATCGTGTGGCTTGCCTTCGACACCCGATTGCACCGGACCGTCGCGGTGAAACGGCTGTTCGTGCGGCCGGATCTCGACCCCGCCGCGGCCGAGCAAGCCAGGCAGGTCGCCCTGCGGGAGGGCAAGGACGCCATCCGGGTGGTGCACGCCTGCGCCATCACCGTGCACGACGCGCTGCGCGAGGGTGACGACGTCTGGCTGGTCATGGAGTACGTCCCTTCCAGGAACATGGCGGACTTCCTCGCCGAGTACGGCACGCTGACCCCGGAACAGGCCGCGGCACTGGGCATCCACCTCGGCTCGGCGCTAGCCGCTGCGCACGCCGTCGGGGTGCCGCACCGGGTGCTGGAGCCGAGCAACGTACTGCTCGCGGACGATGGCGGTGTCAAGATCACCGATATCGGCATCTCGGACGCCAGCCCCGACCCCGCCTACCGTGCGCCGGAGGTGGCCAGGGGTGAACCGGCCACCGCGGCCGCCGACGCGTTCTCCCTTGGCGCCACCCTGTTCGCCGCGGTCGAGGGGGTCCCGCCGTTCGGCCCGGACGGCACGGGGGCGCAGGCCGCGCCGCAGCGCACCGGCCCGCTCACCGGCGCGCTGCTGAAGCTGTTGCGCACCGAACCGGACCTGCGGCCGACGATGAATGACACGGTCAAGGCGCTGGGCGCGATCACCCAGGGCCAGCAGACCGCGTTCGTGCCCCCTACCGCACCACCCATGCCGACCGTGCCGGTGATGCGCACCCCGCAGCAGGTTGAGCAGGCCCCGGCGGCCGCGCCGCCCCCGGTACGGCCCGGCCAGCAGGCGCCCGCACCGACGCGCAGCGGCCCGGACACGCGGAAGTGGGTCATCACCGCCATCGCGATCGTGCTCGCCGTGGTGATCGGGGTGCTGTTCGCCGAACTCGTCCTGGTCTAG
- a CDS encoding LysR family transcriptional regulator, translating into MLDVRRMLVLRAVVTSGSITAAARNLGYTPSAVSQQLSTLEREAGTVLLERVGRGVRPTAAGTLLSEHAELVSTQLGRAESALAELKAGRTGRLAIRYFATAGAALVPPAVAAVRREYPGIRLDLRLFEPEDPLPMVASGEADVAIVVSAGGNRRNRNLEFVHLLDDPYRAVLPKGHRLAGKRVLDLADLAEEPWIGNEWPAPGPCREILVDACGAAGFTPNFVVEAEDYQTSQGFVAAGLGVTVIPALGLGAPHPGVVLSRLRNPQPVRPIHAVLAPHAREQPAVAALLAAMSPAP; encoded by the coding sequence ATGCTGGACGTGCGGCGGATGCTGGTGTTACGGGCGGTGGTGACCAGCGGCTCGATTACCGCCGCCGCGCGGAATCTCGGATACACGCCCTCCGCGGTCAGCCAGCAACTGTCCACTCTGGAACGGGAGGCGGGTACGGTCCTGCTGGAGCGGGTCGGCCGGGGTGTCCGGCCCACCGCGGCCGGCACGTTGCTTTCCGAGCATGCCGAGCTGGTCAGCACCCAGCTGGGCAGGGCGGAGTCGGCGCTCGCCGAACTGAAGGCAGGCCGTACCGGCAGGCTGGCGATCCGGTACTTCGCCACCGCGGGCGCCGCACTGGTGCCACCGGCCGTGGCCGCGGTCCGCCGCGAGTACCCGGGTATCCGGCTCGACCTGCGGCTGTTCGAACCGGAGGACCCGCTGCCGATGGTGGCATCCGGCGAAGCCGATGTGGCGATCGTGGTGTCCGCGGGCGGCAACCGGCGTAACCGGAACCTGGAGTTCGTGCACCTGCTGGACGATCCGTACCGGGCGGTGCTGCCGAAAGGGCATCGGCTGGCAGGCAAACGGGTGCTGGACCTTGCCGACCTCGCCGAGGAGCCGTGGATCGGCAACGAGTGGCCCGCGCCTGGGCCGTGCCGGGAGATCCTGGTGGACGCCTGCGGCGCGGCCGGGTTCACCCCGAACTTCGTGGTCGAGGCGGAGGACTACCAGACCTCGCAGGGCTTCGTGGCGGCCGGACTCGGGGTCACCGTGATCCCGGCGCTCGGGCTCGGCGCCCCGCATCCAGGGGTGGTGCTGAGCAGGCTGCGCAACCCGCAGCCGGTACGTCCGATTCATGCCGTGCTCGCCCCGCATGCGCGGGAGCAACCCGCCGTCGCCGCCCTGCTGGCGGCGATGAGCCCCGCCCCCTGA
- a CDS encoding DMT family transporter, with protein sequence MSEGRTLLRMGVLALMWGSSFFWIKLGLNAFSPVQLVLVRLLLGAAVLLVLCYSYRDRLPSGGRIWLHLGVAALFHNALPFLLFAIGELTVDSGTTGVLNATTPLWALVVALLWRTERGLNPARICGLVTGLAGTVLIFAPWQASDLLSWGSVAILAGAMSYGFVFVYEQRFLTASGASPVALAGSQMLAASGFLVLAMPFGGLGPIQLDPGAVLAVVVLGVFSTGIAFAVNYRLLAEEGAVAAATVGYLMPVVSILLGTLLLNEQLNLRVVAGMVVVLLGVALTRVRRNGAGARAEPEPAAGAPQGSGTLP encoded by the coding sequence GTGAGCGAAGGCAGGACGCTGCTGCGGATGGGCGTGCTCGCGCTGATGTGGGGATCGAGCTTCTTCTGGATCAAGCTCGGGCTGAACGCCTTCTCCCCGGTCCAGCTGGTGCTGGTCCGGCTCCTCCTCGGCGCGGCCGTACTGCTGGTGCTGTGCTACAGCTACCGCGACCGGCTGCCCAGCGGCGGCCGGATCTGGCTGCACCTGGGGGTGGCGGCGCTGTTCCACAACGCGCTGCCCTTCCTGCTGTTCGCGATCGGGGAGCTGACCGTGGACTCCGGCACCACCGGGGTGCTGAACGCGACGACCCCGCTGTGGGCGCTGGTGGTCGCCCTGCTGTGGCGCACCGAACGCGGGCTGAACCCCGCTCGGATCTGCGGCCTGGTCACCGGGCTGGCCGGCACGGTGCTGATCTTCGCGCCGTGGCAGGCCAGTGACCTGCTGAGCTGGGGCTCGGTGGCGATCCTCGCGGGCGCGATGAGCTACGGTTTCGTGTTCGTCTACGAGCAGCGGTTCCTCACCGCCTCCGGGGCCTCCCCGGTCGCGCTGGCCGGGTCGCAGATGCTGGCAGCCAGCGGGTTCCTGGTACTGGCTATGCCCTTCGGCGGGCTGGGCCCGATCCAACTGGATCCCGGCGCGGTGCTCGCGGTGGTGGTACTGGGTGTGTTCTCCACCGGGATCGCGTTCGCGGTGAACTACCGGCTGCTGGCCGAGGAGGGCGCGGTGGCCGCGGCGACGGTCGGCTACCTGATGCCGGTGGTGTCCATCCTGCTCGGCACGCTGTTGCTGAACGAGCAGCTGAACCTGCGGGTGGTGGCCGGGATGGTGGTGGTGCTGCTCGGGGTCGCGCTGACCAGGGTCCGCCGGAACGGGGCCGGGGCGCGGGCGGAACCGGAACCGGCCGCGGGGGCACCGCAGGGATCAGGAACTCTCCCCTGA